A region of Candidatus Poribacteria bacterium DNA encodes the following proteins:
- the yajC gene encoding preprotein translocase subunit YajC gives MDQITGLLVPFIAMGAIMYFLLWRPEQAKRKKHQNMLENLTKGDEIVTNGGLHGKILGLSNDKNVILIAVGEVNSQEVKVQISRSSVAFLKKGGELIEGE, from the coding sequence ATGGACCAGATAACAGGTTTGCTTGTTCCGTTCATCGCGATGGGTGCTATTATGTATTTTTTGTTATGGCGTCCCGAACAGGCCAAACGCAAAAAACATCAGAATATGCTGGAAAATCTGACCAAGGGCGATGAAATCGTAACGAATGGCGGGTTGCACGGTAAAATTCTCGGGCTTAGCAACGATAAGAACGTTATTCTCATCGCTGTTGGAGAAGTGAATAGCCAAGAGGTAAAGGTTCAAATCTCACGGAGTTCTGTCGCGTTTCTCAAAAAGGGCGGCGAACTCATTGAAGGTGAATAG